The Quercus lobata isolate SW786 chromosome 4, ValleyOak3.0 Primary Assembly, whole genome shotgun sequence genome segment ATGTTAATGTAAGAAATTAGTAACTCTAATAAATACTTACTCACTCAATCATTTTATATTAAACTTTGGTCCTAGTGTTTCATTAAAGGAATAAATTTTACAGTGTTCAACCTGACATGTACGTTAATGCAAGAAATTAGTTACTCTAATATAGATTTACTCAATCATTTTGGAGCAGGGGATCTTGGTCAAACTCATGATTTAAATAGGACACTTACCCATTATGAATTAAACCCAACAAAAGGGCAAACAGTATTGTTTGTTGGAGACCTCTCTTATGCAGATGATCATCCATTACATGACAACAACAGGTGGGATACATGGGGAAGGTTCATAGAGAGAAATGCTGCTTATCAACCTTGGATATGGACTGCGGGGAATCATGAGATCGATTTTGTTCCTGAATTGGTATGTATCTATGCCAGCTTTTGATTCTTCTTGACAGACTTGTATATCTCTGGTTTGATCATTCTTGACTGCTTGTATTTTGTGTGCAAAGCTTGGTCCTTGCTATTTCTCTTTAATATAACTAATTAATCTTTTTGTTCAAAAGCATACAGTACTTGGTTATAATATCCTCAGTGTAGTGATAGATGCTTTTGCAAAGAGTTGTGATAATTTGGTTTATGAAATAATGGTGATTTTGTTGCAGGGTGAACCTAAACCATTTAAACCTTATACAAATCGTTATCATGTACCATATAAAGGACTATATATGCCGACAGTTAATCAATAGCATTCAGGTATATATGCCTCTAACTAATTTACTTTGATAAACAACTAGAACtagttcatatttttatttgattttcgCTTACCCTCAATTTGTCTGCCAAGAAAATGatggaaaattttagaaaacaagGTTTGAATCTTATGACTctaacttgaaaatttttatctttatcagCCTAAGTTGAacataaattctttttttttcccctgcaTTTTCTTGTCATCCAAACAGATTAGTTGCATACAATGATTTGGTTCCAAAATTAATATGCTCATACTTTAATTGATATGGATATGGCAGGTAGTCTGTGGTGAATCAAGAATGATAATGGCAGAGCGGTTATTACTTGAAAAAGCACTTGAAGATCCAGCCAATCAGAGATTTATTCTTCTCTCTGATAGGTTTAATCCAATTTTATGAACTGCTGTGTGTTGGACGCTACGTTGCTAATGATTCTGTTTTGTGCTTTGTGCTATGCTCTTCATGTAGTTTCTAATCCaataatttgttgattttttcttttgaaatgaTTGACCAGCTTATAAGTTTTCCTTACTTGATGCGAAAAGGATCCCAGGTTTTATATCTTCCcctaaaatttagttatttatatCTTTGCTTTCAATTTAGTTTATAGTTCTTCccatccaaaaataataattcatagTTCTTACCACTTGTGACAATAACGACATAGAATGTTATTCATCCCTCTTCTCCCCTCCCCCACCCCATAACTTAATTTCTAGATGCAAATTTGTTAGATGAAAGTGTACATTTTGTATCAAAGTTGTGCCTCAGAAATGCTACCCCATTTAGGTCACATTGTTGATTCAAATACTTTCCCAATCATTTACTTAATTTCTGATTCAGTTATGGACGTCCTCTTTTAATATGAATGGCCTGATCTTGTCCAATACACTAGCTTAGGTGTTGTCTGGATGCTACTCAAAAAATTGCCCTCACCAACGTAAAAGGCACTTTTCCCTCCCTTATAGTCTTGCACTATCAACAGTCAAAAACTAGAAATTGAGTCCTAATATTACTTCCAAGCAATGCTTGTTTTCTAGAACAAGACAAGGCAGACCATATATCatcataattgtttttaatttacaattggacaaacaatttatttttctagttATTGATTCCTATAATTTCCTATTATGAACTTTCTTTATGTTGATCTCAGTGGATTGCTTTGGTCAGAAGACATGAAcgttctttatttatttatttatttaggtaggtgcatttttttcctaaaatgaacTACCCTTATTTGGCTTTTTATTCAGGTTTGGCACTTATAACAATGACTAATGGACAGCACTTTTTGTAGGCATCAAAAGAACTTAGTGATTAATGGGATCTCATGTGCATTGAAGAGGACCCGGCTATAGATGTCTGGATAGTagatgtgagtcactatgtttttaaaatttccaaTGAATTGTTCTTGAAGGTTAAAGGTTATAAGAATCTTCTATTTTGAAAGGTAgatgaacaatgtaaatttaagAGTGTAAAGGGCAGTAGGCAAAGTAGTtgagttgtattgatttttACAGTTTGTTTCaggttattaaattttgattaatgtGAAAGAGTGCatccaaattattattaatttttttaacaagaaaatACTTATTTCAACAGTTGGATGCTTGTGGATAAAAGTTATAAGCATACTTTTAATCTACatttatgtgtatatatttCGACGGTTATTAACCGTTGATAAATGTGTAATACTTTTTTCAATAGTTGCATAGGCCGTAGAAAAATGTTCTCGACACGGTTTTTAATAACGGCTCTCTATGGTCATTCCAACCGTTGAAAATAGCCAAGTTTCTTGTAGTGTTACATTATAGCTAGAATTTTCTCTTATGAATTGAAGAGGCATTAGAATAAACTCAACTCTTGTAATTCCACTTGGTTGggaacactataaaaggaagcaGAAATGCGGTGTGATTGTGTGTGGGAGATTAAATGTTAAAGagtgagaaataaaaaatgcagAGAGTTCTCAAGGCTTTCTAGtatgtgagaaaaaatattaGAGAGTGCCCAAAACAGTAGTTTCATTTGTGAGAGTTTTGTAAAAGGTTGTAACCTTATTTGTGGGAGTTTTGTTCAAGGCAGTAGTCTTATTTGAAAGTAAGACTACTTTGAACTATGATTCttctaataaaagaaaacaagtaaGAACATGTTTCCCTTAGATTTCATTAACATGTTCACATGTAGATTTTACTTCACATCAATCACATTTACTTACACGTttcattctaaaaataaatgcaaggATATTACCATGTCAaattaggtttttatttattataagcTCTCTAAAATGTTCAAATGCTTCAATCATTCAATTCATACTTCTTTATGAGGGTGCTCTTAATCTATATGACATGTTGATTGCTTGTATATAAAGACATGACATTGATCACCATAATTTAGAAGACCAGTTTATTAGGTAAGGTGGGTATTTAACACCTTATAACTTAATCTCTAAAGCTTAGATaaactctttattaaattttatccatatataattttcatcttttaaggATGTAACTACGACCAAAGTCATGTAGTTTTCTCTTAGATTGTATATGAGAATgagaccaaagccatgtaatgtTTTAGTTATATTCAATTAGATGTAAAttcttgccaaaaaaaaaaaaaaacgttaacAAGTCCATGTCAATTCGGAGTCctttaataatttgaatttcatGGAGCAATTATTTGTGCACAAACAAAGACTGCTTGTGGGAATCTAATAGAAGCCGTTGAGTTATAGATTGACCCCAATTAACtaaattcaattacccaagtttattaattattttgattttatgcAAACATGGTaaaggcaccaacaaatcacaaatctaATCTAGAGTAGagggaaattaaatttgacacagtgatttgttgacTAATGGAGAAAacatttacaaaacaaaaactccaTCGGGTGAATTTTAAGTCACCACTCTCAAAAATCCACTAATCAGGAACAAGTAGTTACAAGTATAATGAATCTTACCACTATTCACTCTATCTCAAAaaaccaacctacaattgaaccctagCGCTAATCTCCACTTGGACTTGATTTTGTaaagtctatatttttaggttggcAACCATGAACAAATTGTATCCTTTAGAATATAGTTTTTGTCTAGTGTTCAGTCTAGAAATATTTAGAAACAAGATAAATGAAGTTCTGCACAATTAAAGACTCAAGAAAGTAGGAAAAGATAAGTGTAGAAAAGTCTCACTTATCTCGACCGATTGAGATGCACATCTCAACTGATTGAGAATTAGGCAGATCTAAATTCTCACTTTCTTTCTCATCCATTGGATCTAGGGTTTTGATGGATCTTAAGGATATGTAAATACAAACCCTAGAGCCCATTTTTACATATTCAAAAGGGCAATGTTTTGTACACAAATATGGAGTTTTTCCAAACCCTTTTGAAGCTACAACTGAAGACCTTGTGCAAACAACAAATCTGGCTATAAAGTAAAGTTGTTGCATCAAATCAACCATaattgatgatctaaacctttgagtggagttcTTAAAGTCACAAACTAGAGTGTTTGTTTGCACAGTTTCATAGTAGAAGATTTCGTGGATTCAGAGCTACATGAGGTAGTagtagatttagggttaagtctattgtacaaacttccaTTCTACTAATGAAATGTTGCTTTAAGTATTTTTTAGATTAagtcctccccaggttttttaccttgaaaacACAGTTTTAAAAGTTTTCTTAGGTCATCATTCTTGGTGTCCAAGGGGATTCACAATTGGTGATAGGCCAAGTAAATGGGACGTGTGAAgcaaaataagaacaaatgaAGAGATACTTAGAAAAGGTTAAGCAATGCATCAAAGGCTTTACAACAACCCAATTTCAACAAATACCAAGGGAAGAGAACACAAAAGCTGACGTCTTAGCTAAGACAGCATCTTTAGACGAGACGATAGGTGATTAAGTTAAAGTCCAATATGTTCTGAGCATAGACCTTATGGAAGTAAATCAAATAGATGGAGCTGCCAACTGGACCACCCCAATTGTATCTTATCTCAAAGATGGAATACTCCCTGAAGATACAGAAGAAGTAAGGAAACTAAAGGTAAGAGCTGCAAAGTTTGTCCTCATGGATGAGGTGTTATATAAAAGGGGTTTTTCTTAATAAGCAAAGCATTTCTCAATTCTAGAGtcttttttgttgcaataaggaCAATCTTCTGAGAGTCCTAGTTAGACACAGTGTGTGAGGAAGACCATTCCCTATTTCTCTTTCATGAATGGAGATTgcagattttaaataaataaaaaaagagttaacaataaacaaaattagaCAAAGCAagcaagggaaaaaaattttaaaccattGGAATAGTTGTAACTTGCAAGTACAAAGCAAGCATGAAAATGCACAATACacacaaaatttattgtatatcaaagtaaatgaaatatTTAATCAGTTTATaggctaataaaaaaattcaagccaGTCTACaatctcaaaataaattatttcaaattatatgtaaaaGAAGAATCATGCTTTATAATCACGAAATTACttactaattaatttaaatcAACAACAATTTGTAAATCTGATGATTCCTTGGATATCAGTGTGTTGACAAGACTCGAGCGATGATCTTTGGGCTATCTCCTGTAATACAAAGAACACtgaatcagaggggaccggccaaaaatcctTCGATGATCATGTTAGTTACTTTTGAACTCTCTGTAAGGAAGAAGTATTCTCTCAAAATGAAATTGTCTGAATCCCCTTACccttcatcgaagaagccttatatagtatGTGTGGAATGGTTATCTGTTTAgtaaccgttcccaatgtcgaggagtccggagaattgggggtaacttccataaccgctatGGAAGTTACCTGGGTTGGACGGGCCggtgaactcgtccatccttagTAAAGATGGACGAGACTTCCACGATGAGCTCGTCCATCTTTAGTGAAAGATGGACGAGACCATCTTGGAAGGCTTGCCCTGCGTAAATGATGAGTAGATTCCATGAGGTATTGTTCGTCCATAtatggacgaggttcgccagAACGCTTGGAACTTTCTCTTTgcctattgtagcttctttcgttggacgagacatatggacgagttatggacttggATGATTTGTGACACCATCAAAATCAATTAGTTCATGTTAAAGACTGAACTCTGTGCAAGTATCACCATTCCAATTAACGATTATCATTTTCATTCTTTGAGtatcaaattatattttgtaagtCTACAATTGATTTTCATCCTCTAGTCCagatttaaataaattatattacaaaaatttctaatataaccaaattattcatttccataaaaatttgaTCTTAAACTACCATAATATTTAACTTTTCATTAGATTTATCACAACAcgaggaaaaaacaaaataaaaataaaaattaatatcacatatcaaatttatataaatatagaagAGCTTGCTTGCTTGGTTCTCCATATCAAGACACTTTAAAAATCCAATTAGTTTAGGCCAGTAATTGTCAATGAGTGGCTCAAATTGAATGATGTATTTGAATGGCCCAAAGAGATATCTGAGATCAAAACAAGACGTAAACTTGTGCATAAGAACAAGAAGTCAATTATTTGAGACCAAGACGCTAGTGATGAACTATTTAAGTGTGAATATCTATTACAGGGTCCAACCCTTTTTTGAGGTGTATAACTTCTACAGTCACCAATCTTGTTTAAGTGTAAACCTGTGACACTGAGAGACTCTAATGTCTATTCACTTGCCGCCAATTTCCTTTTCTCCCCCATAAAAGTTTATTTATGGTAATCATCACATCACAactttatttgataaaaaaaccgtttatactttttatatatatatttagtaggcatgattttaaaaatcttactgttagattgcatatttttattatattttttatgttttcaaaattaaaagaaaaaaaaatagaaatcagtATCTATATCatttatcacatatttaaattttaaatattagatctaaaattatatatataaataagtttattggtcgaataataaataatacctgatttaaacaaaatttaatacatgTACTGATAACATTAAAAACACataatgctagattttttttttttttttttgagagacaTATAatgttagattttcaaacttAAGGAATTTCTCTCAAAACTTTATTCGATTTATATTCTACGAAGCAAATTTCGTCGTGTATAAACAAAGACTCCTTGTGggaatctaaattttaattggtCACTGCCAAAAGCTATCTTGTCTGGAAGTCGGGAAATAGCTTTTGCTTTCCTGAAAGAAATTAGGATGGTATTAGTGATTGATTGCGTTTCCTTTGCTGTGACACAAGTGATTGGCGTATACGATTGAGGGCTGCGTGTTGAGAGAACTGGCGGCTCAATCATTTGGCTAATATAGAGGCATTCACACTGAAGGAGATAAAAAGCTAATATTAGAGCGTGAGCATTCACACGAAGGAGAAAAAAGTGCTGAACAGCTATTTTATACCTCCCAACACTTGTTATCCACTTTCTATTATACTttatctatcttttttttctttttttctttttttctttttcttccttaggttattttatatacaatgctaacaaatatttttagaataataattaacaatttactttaaaaaatttttatagaaaaaaaaaaccattaatatttttacaacttttttcattttttataaaagttgtgtcaaaattttcctaaaatagtcGTTAATATAACTCTTATTacgttgtttatattattttaatacgTTGTtactaaaataaaactattaatattgaatattttataaaataatgtgataaaataaataaattaagtgTTTTTTAGATACTAAcgattaaaatttttaactcttttaATGTGAATGCTTTAAAGCAACGCCTGAATGCTCAACTAATAGAAGCCACTGGCTcactatatatacatacttaATCCTACACATTTTCATCAACACCTCTCCAACAATCATTTAATCATGGCATCTCATCATCACtcacttctttctttggctGCATCAGCAACTACGTTCTCCGTTATCTTGCTTTGTTGCTTCACTCTCATTGAGGCTCTCAATGGAGGCTTTAGCGTGGATCTCATCTATCGCGACTCTCCGGACTCTCCCTTCTATAACGCTTCTGAAACTCATTCGCAGCGCGTAGCCAAGGCCTTGCGGCGTTCCATTAACCGTGTCAATCATTTTAAGCCAAGTTCTTCAGTCTCTCCCAATTTAGCCCAAACAGATATAATCTCAAATAGTGGCGAATACCTCATGAAATACTCAGTTGGTACGCCACCAGTGGCAATACTAGGCGTTGCTGATACTGGTAGTGATTTGATATGGCTACAGTGTAAACCTTGCACTGAGTGCTATAATCAAGCAGCTCCATTTTTTGATCCTAAGATGTCCACAACCTACAAAAGCGTTTCTTGCACTTCATCACAATGTGAGTCTCTAAGGAAAACATCATGCTCCAACGATGGAACAAGTTGTCAATATTCCGTCTCTTATGGAGACCAGTCATTCTCAAACGGAGACCTTGCTGTAGACACTTTCACTCTGGGATCAACTACAAGCGATAATCCTGTGTCTCTCCCTAAAACTATCATAGGGTGTGGACATGATAATAATGGTCACTTTGACGCCAAAGGTTCGGGCATTGTTGGCCTTGGAGGCGGCACGGTTTCCCTTGTTTCCCAATTGAGTTCTTCTATTAGAGGCAAGTTCTCCTATTGCTTGGTGCCATTAACTTCAAGAGACAAAAAATCAAGCAAATTGAAATTTGGTAGTGACGCCGTGGTTTCGGGTCCTGGAACCGTGTCTACTCCCTTAGTCCCCAAAAGTCCAGACACCTTCTATTTCCTAACACTCGAAGCAATGAGTGTTGGCAGCAAAAGATTAGACTTGAGCGGTTCTTCTGGCTCCGGAGACTTAGAGGGCAATATTATCATTGATTCAGGCACAACAGTGACAACGTTGCCAACAGAATTCTACTCCGAGTTTGAATCAGCAGTAGCAGAAGAAATTGATTTAGAGCGCGGTGATGACCCGAGTCAGTTTCTAAGTCTTTGCTACAAGCCCACATCAGATTCTATAGAAATTCCTAGTATCACAGCTCATTTCACTGGTGCAAATGTGAAGTTAAATCCAGACACCACCTTCGTTCAAATAAATGAGGAACTTTTGTGCTTGGCTTTCCGTGCTAATCAAGATGTTACCATCTTCGGTAACTTGGCCCAGTCCAATTTGTTAGTAGGCTATGACCTTGTGAAGAAAACTGTATCTTTCAAGCCAACGGACTGCACCAAGCTCTAAGCTGGAAATTAAAACTGcatctttatttaattttatctatCATTTAAATAAGCATGCATTGGGTGGGTTCCATGTGCCTATATATGTGTTCTTGGCTTTTGCTGGAGACCACGGTTTTAGCATGGGATTGATACATATATGCTGCCTTCAGTTCTAGTATGGAGATGGATGCAAGAAATGTTGGATATGATCCTGATGTAATGTTGtttgaaatagaaaacaaaatggtgcctgttgattttttttttatttttgaacaaTTTGTGTCTCTTATTTTTCCATAACGATTGTGTGTTTTACATTCTAGCTAGAATTTTCTCTTATGAACTAAAGAGGCATTAAAATAAAGTCAACTCTTGTAATTCCACTTGGTTGGGAACTCTATAAAAGGAAGCAGAAATGCGGTGTGATTGTGTGTAGGAGACAAAATGTTAAAGAGTGAGAGATAAAAAAATGCAGAGAGTTCTTAAGGCACCCTAATGTTTTCTAGTAagtggaaaaaaatattagtgtGCCCAAAACAGTAGTTTTATTTGTGAGAGTTTTGTAAAAGGCTGTAACCTTATTTGTGAGAGTTCTGTTCAAGGCAGTAGTCTTATTTGAAAGTAAGACTACTTTAAACTATGATTCttctaataaaagaaaacaagtaaGAACATGTTTCCCTTATGGTCCATTTGGGTTGAGGGAGAGGGAatgagagtagagtagatttaacacaaaattagcttatttttagtcaactctactctacttcccTCCACTCTCCTTCCTTTCTCCTTCCATCCAAACAGTCCATTATATTTCATTAACATGTTCACATGTAGATTTTACTTCTCATCAATCACATTTACTTACACGTttcattctaaaaataaatgcaaggatattaccatgttaaattaggtttttatttattattattatgattattttatgATGTTACAGTTACATGTTTTTAGTAATAAGCTCTCTAAAATGTTCAAATGCTTCAATCATTCAATTCATACTTCTTTATGAGCGTGCTCTTAATCTATATGACATGTTGATTGCTTGTATATAAAGAAAGACATGACATTGATCACCATAATTTAGAAGACCAATTTATCGGGTAAAGTGGGTATTTAACACCTTATAACTTAATCTCTAAGCATAGATAAActgtttattaaattttatccatatgtaattttcatcttttaaggATGTAACTACCACCAAAGTCATGTAGTTTTCTCTTAGATTGTATATGAGAATgagaccaaagccatgtaatgtTTTAGTTATATTCAATTAGATGtaaattcttcttaaaaaaaaaaaaaccgttaaCAAGTCCATGTCAATTCGGAGTCctttaataatttgaatttcatGGAGCAATTATCTGTGTACAAACAAAGACCCCTTGTGGGAATCTAATAGAAGCCACTTATTGAGTTATAGATTGATCCCAGTTAactaattcaattacccaagtttattaattatttagattttatgcAAACATGGTAAAGGCACCAATAAATCACAAATCTAATCTAGAGTGAAGGAAAACTAAATTTGACACAGTAATTTGTTGATTAATGAGGAAAAccttcacaaaacaaaaaccctatCGAGTGAATTTCAGGTCACTACTTTCAAGAATCCACTGATCAagaacaagcagttacaagtataatgaatcttaccactacccaGTTGTAGGGGCAAgatttggagcccaagcccaaatGTATGGAACCCTGGTCTAATAagctcaatacaatgaattttgtagagtatgggtcaaagaactaaaTCTTAATGAGTTGGGCAACAGCTAGTATGGAGTTAAGAgacaatcaagcacaaataaaagaCATCAGTGCCAATGAATGTTAGTTCGAGGAGACCAAAATTTAACGTATACTGATTACAATATTAAGATTGTTTAGCATGCTAtagtattctctctctctctctttcttttttctttgcccCTTCCTCATGGGGGCTCttccacattatatagctcatttttgatcatctggaccctacacttgttgatcatctgtgTAACACCCGAAcctaatttcataattaattttatgggtttatatGCATGTCATTATCTTAATTACTTTTAAGTGCATGAAGttttgatattgtgatattaTAGAACATATATGCTCTTTTAATATGATGGATATAACTTTATAAaggtaaggatatatatatatatatatatatataagtatatgcaaagtaatattatttttgtagaaaagtgtgagtgtgaatgcaagaaattatttttatagaaaggtatgagtgtgaatgcaagaaaattggaaaaaagagTGGTGGGGTGGTGAGATTTTTTCCTAAGCTCCACACGTATTCCACCCAAAGTCCCCATCTTTTATCCCCTTTTTGTTGCCCCAAAAGTCTTCCCCTTATCtcctttttcctctttctttgttcttctttctcttttcttcctttgcttCTACACGGCAGCCCTCCCTCTcttaccaaaacaaaatatccctctctaaagaagaaattaaagggTTAACACTAAAATTTCAGCTTCAAATTGTTGGGGGTAAGTAATCAAaacttcatttgtttatttctactTCTTTAACCTCTATCCTGATTTTATAGGCTGAATTATGATTCTGTTTTAGTGATTTGAAGGTTTGATGATATTATGATTTATTGAATgtttaataacatattttagtatgtttattataggtataaaaatacccaaatgaaattaagtcatattgctatttgttgatgattttgtaagaatatgtaCTGAAGCTGTCTCTGTGACAAATTTGATGTttacaacaagaaaaatatgtattaaatcaTATTCTGTGAATTAGGATGCTAGGAGTAGTTTTTATGAATTCTAAGACACACATGGTTGTTATGAAAGTGGTTTCACAGAatttggatgaa includes the following:
- the LOC115984057 gene encoding aspartic proteinase CDR1-like; translated protein: MASHHHSLLSLAASATTFSVILLCCFTLIEALNGGFSVDLIYRDSPDSPFYNASETHSQRVAKALRRSINRVNHFKPSSSVSPNLAQTDIISNSGEYLMKYSVGTPPVAILGVADTGSDLIWLQCKPCTECYNQAAPFFDPKMSTTYKSVSCTSSQCESLRKTSCSNDGTSCQYSVSYGDQSFSNGDLAVDTFTLGSTTSDNPVSLPKTIIGCGHDNNGHFDAKGSGIVGLGGGTVSLVSQLSSSIRGKFSYCLVPLTSRDKKSSKLKFGSDAVVSGPGTVSTPLVPKSPDTFYFLTLEAMSVGSKRLDLSGSSGSGDLEGNIIIDSGTTVTTLPTEFYSEFESAVAEEIDLERGDDPSQFLSLCYKPTSDSIEIPSITAHFTGANVKLNPDTTFVQINEELLCLAFRANQDVTIFGNLAQSNLLVGYDLVKKTVSFKPTDCTKL